A single Crateriforma conspicua DNA region contains:
- a CDS encoding DNA-primase RepB domain-containing protein yields the protein MILSIMEHRLGTTLPVHRMGPEQQFHAFIEALFQPGDLVEIRAIMPDRTDSKNRGTVVLREWPEARQLVEEFPKLCELNQQGANIYFGVNPRDYRSGKKDAVTQCHVLWADLDDCTSADAEKRWRNHLPHPSIIVNSGHGVHLYWTLKEPVSVQKPELREHLEASLKALYQDLQSDSTQDVTRLLRLPGFFNAKREPVPCGIEQLNSGLIHPYSVFRHWQDLATARLSDSIQSHAVQNAPVPFDSLELSVSETADLNRIRGLVATLDRDVEDRSRRDFWVVCRLLETGLPPNEILMLVAGKSKFTTDQYGQNTMQNALDAMTQH from the coding sequence ATGATATTGTCAATTATGGAACACAGACTTGGAACAACTTTGCCTGTTCATCGAATGGGACCGGAGCAGCAGTTCCATGCCTTTATTGAGGCATTGTTTCAGCCGGGTGACCTGGTCGAGATTCGTGCAATTATGCCCGACCGAACTGACTCGAAGAACCGTGGAACGGTGGTGCTCCGAGAATGGCCGGAAGCGCGGCAGCTGGTTGAAGAGTTTCCGAAGCTTTGTGAACTCAATCAGCAAGGCGCAAACATTTACTTCGGTGTGAATCCACGCGATTATCGCAGTGGAAAGAAAGATGCAGTCACGCAATGTCACGTCCTCTGGGCTGATCTTGATGACTGTACCAGCGCTGATGCAGAAAAGCGTTGGCGCAATCACCTCCCCCATCCATCAATCATCGTAAACAGTGGTCACGGGGTTCATCTTTACTGGACGTTGAAAGAGCCAGTATCCGTTCAGAAACCAGAGCTTCGTGAGCATCTGGAGGCTTCCCTCAAAGCGCTCTATCAAGACCTGCAATCGGACTCGACGCAGGATGTAACGCGTCTGCTACGACTGCCTGGGTTCTTCAATGCGAAACGCGAGCCTGTCCCATGCGGCATCGAGCAATTGAATTCTGGTCTCATTCACCCGTATTCAGTGTTTCGCCACTGGCAGGATTTGGCAACGGCGAGGCTTTCAGACTCTATCCAATCCCATGCCGTTCAGAACGCCCCGGTCCCTTTTGATTCCCTTGAGCTTTCTGTTTCCGAAACCGCTGATCTCAATCGAATTCGTGGACTTGTCGCAACTCTCGACAGAGACGTTGAAGATCGGAGCCGTCGGGATTTCTGGGTTGTTTGCCGGTTGCTCGAAACGGGGCTTCCACCGAATGAAATTCTGATGCTTGTCGCCGGTAAATCAAAATTCACAACTGACCAGTACGGTCAAAACACCATGCAAAACGCACTCGATGCGATGACTCAGCACTGA
- a CDS encoding type IV secretory system conjugative DNA transfer family protein yields MSRSPGNRGAQLKSLFGLGNGTREHSQKGSEKDGLRWGPLNLSQDEAVQHFAAIGATGSGKTTILRLLQQDIIPSIRKGSNRRVLIYDPKQDVLPVLSGMGFDDGVINTNPFDSRSFAWDIARDVQEPRVALETAYNLFPEEQESQPYFANASRHFIYGTMISYMWRNLDWSFADVLRPLRCPKLLTRVLSACPYSKPIVTQYFKDKRSLGHVLSTAATKALAFEAIASAWEAAEQKFSIDEWARNESVLVLGSSEIGRHAIDAINRCIFKRASDSTLEMSDSATRRTWFILDELSEAGGGMLPGLVSLCKKGRSKGACVAIAFQSIAGLRQKSSYGPELTAEIMGQIGNRFIGRLECPDTAEWVAKLVGDEEIRQVTVNHTVGTEKTVSFNEQYVTRQSVLPSQFLSIPTCNIRNGLSAWYLCRDQAGVFTANLPGEELFTQDLAPLSATEPGFISRPPECQYLRKWTKEEKAMFAPKLPKKEKKNQSSETPETSRFEGLDDI; encoded by the coding sequence ATGAGCAGATCCCCTGGCAATCGCGGTGCCCAACTAAAATCGCTCTTTGGTTTAGGCAACGGAACGCGTGAGCATTCCCAGAAAGGCAGTGAGAAAGACGGCCTTCGGTGGGGGCCACTGAATCTGTCGCAGGATGAAGCAGTACAACACTTTGCTGCCATCGGAGCAACCGGCTCAGGAAAGACGACGATACTCCGCCTCCTTCAGCAAGACATTATTCCTTCAATTCGCAAAGGATCGAATCGACGGGTACTTATCTACGACCCAAAACAAGATGTACTCCCTGTGTTGAGTGGCATGGGCTTCGATGACGGAGTCATCAATACGAATCCGTTCGACTCTCGCTCTTTCGCATGGGACATCGCCAGAGACGTGCAAGAACCACGCGTTGCACTGGAAACGGCTTACAACCTCTTTCCTGAAGAACAGGAAAGTCAGCCCTACTTCGCTAACGCATCGCGGCATTTCATTTATGGCACAATGATCAGTTACATGTGGCGAAATCTGGACTGGTCATTTGCGGATGTGCTTCGACCGTTGAGGTGTCCAAAGCTTCTCACACGCGTCCTCTCAGCCTGTCCCTACTCAAAACCTATTGTCACTCAGTACTTCAAAGACAAGCGAAGTCTCGGGCACGTCCTTTCAACAGCCGCCACGAAAGCACTTGCCTTTGAAGCAATTGCATCGGCGTGGGAAGCGGCAGAGCAAAAGTTCTCAATCGATGAATGGGCGAGGAATGAATCCGTCCTTGTGCTCGGGTCTTCCGAAATAGGGCGACACGCAATTGATGCAATCAATCGCTGCATTTTCAAACGTGCTTCAGATTCCACGTTGGAAATGAGCGACTCCGCAACTCGCCGTACATGGTTCATTCTTGATGAACTCTCAGAAGCCGGAGGCGGCATGCTGCCAGGTCTGGTGTCGCTTTGCAAGAAAGGGCGTTCAAAAGGTGCGTGTGTCGCAATCGCGTTTCAATCCATTGCCGGTCTTCGCCAGAAGTCCTCATACGGTCCTGAATTGACCGCCGAAATCATGGGGCAGATTGGCAATCGTTTTATCGGACGGCTTGAATGCCCTGATACTGCCGAGTGGGTTGCAAAACTGGTTGGCGATGAAGAGATAAGGCAGGTCACGGTCAATCACACTGTCGGGACAGAAAAGACTGTCAGCTTCAACGAGCAGTATGTCACGCGGCAATCTGTGCTTCCCTCTCAGTTCCTGTCGATTCCAACCTGCAACATACGAAACGGTTTGTCTGCCTGGTATCTGTGCCGGGATCAGGCGGGAGTGTTCACAGCGAATCTTCCCGGTGAAGAATTGTTCACACAGGATCTTGCACCGCTCTCAGCGACTGAGCCTGGCTTCATCTCACGCCCACCGGAATGCCAGTATCTAAGAAAGTGGACCAAGGAAGAGAAAGCTATGTTCGCTCCCAAACTCCCCAAAAAGGAAAAGAAAAACCAGTCTTCCGAGACGCCTGAAACGAGTCGATTCGAAGGCCTGGATGACATCTAG
- the mobF gene encoding MobF family relaxase, with protein MVSTISVISGSVAAAGAYYVSLYYPGQEQGVWFGEATLPLGLSGRVRESDFQKLLCGQSLSGSQLVKPVQPTASEDKKKQKKNVLGLDITDSAPKELSVLWACSDRRRQLQIEKCVLRASEKKNRWIEKNLNLARRGRNGQNRISANLVGAQFLHTLNRAGEPQLHVHNVFSHMVYGKDGRWSKVNTKQLHTWTPALGRIFRANLARELTKELGLALVRPVDSDGKQKSWFTLADVPKELADANSSRRQAILDAAGSQGEATGKYAALVRQHAAYNTRDSKDHDINPQEVFDRVRRQADELGFSSDKRDRLLCRSQLPQEHVIEGLYEKAFPKAFTKLTEEVAHFRECDIVREVVEELQHVGVDGSELATRVIDDIPHRPELIQLQTYQGEKQFTTKKMWELEARLLDDVQVLRGRTGATLSRDAFEALLSKNPSLFDEQKEASLSLLTGNGAIRLLTGEAGSGKSTTLEFVREAFEKHGYRVVGGALAGATTQDLAQKTGMPCRTVASYLFHLDKTKSKEIQQTVSHHAQMISRTAMGKQTWAMPDHRLDSKTVLILDEAGMLSTKDLSRITRIVRDAKATLILTGDVAQLPAIGAGTPLRRLAEETPHSHLKTNLRQQDPNDRAAVSQLRNGDAATALQNYAARGRLVIGDGNFDTALKLVETWKDAGGPVRPDRHTVLTQTRSEARLVNALCQSERLATVTQSSVRSIAIDNTKFFEGDRVLFHKPLRRLGIENGHFAKIVSIDVARQTVAVRLERERTPTERAKGLGQTVNLRLSDIAKDSLTLGFAATAHKLQGATVDHSYVLLSGPLSSKEMAYVQATRARFSTHLFADRTTAGKDLERLEKALTRSREKKLAHDLGKQPSISQSFS; from the coding sequence ATGGTGTCAACCATCTCAGTAATTTCCGGTAGCGTGGCAGCGGCAGGGGCGTATTACGTCTCGCTCTACTATCCCGGTCAGGAGCAAGGCGTCTGGTTTGGAGAGGCCACACTGCCGTTGGGATTAAGCGGTAGAGTCCGAGAAAGCGACTTCCAAAAGCTTCTTTGCGGTCAGTCCCTATCGGGAAGTCAACTGGTCAAGCCCGTGCAACCTACAGCGTCAGAGGACAAAAAAAAGCAAAAGAAAAACGTGCTCGGCCTAGATATTACTGATTCGGCTCCCAAAGAGCTATCGGTGTTATGGGCGTGTTCCGATCGGAGGCGTCAGCTACAAATCGAAAAGTGCGTGTTGAGAGCTTCAGAGAAAAAGAATCGTTGGATTGAAAAGAACCTCAACCTCGCGCGGCGGGGACGAAATGGACAAAACCGGATTTCAGCAAATCTAGTGGGCGCCCAGTTTCTTCACACCTTGAACCGCGCCGGTGAGCCACAGCTGCACGTTCATAACGTCTTCAGCCATATGGTCTACGGAAAGGACGGACGCTGGTCAAAGGTTAACACAAAGCAGCTCCACACCTGGACGCCCGCTCTCGGACGGATCTTTCGCGCAAATCTGGCACGCGAGCTGACAAAAGAACTCGGTCTTGCGCTTGTCAGACCAGTTGATAGCGATGGCAAACAAAAATCATGGTTTACGCTTGCGGATGTCCCAAAAGAACTGGCCGACGCCAATTCTTCGCGGAGACAAGCCATCTTGGATGCAGCGGGATCTCAAGGCGAGGCCACGGGAAAGTACGCTGCTTTGGTTCGTCAACATGCTGCTTACAACACAAGAGATAGTAAAGATCATGACATCAATCCCCAAGAAGTGTTTGATAGAGTTCGCCGTCAGGCTGATGAGCTTGGATTCTCAAGTGATAAACGCGACAGACTTCTGTGTCGGTCACAGTTGCCCCAGGAACACGTAATAGAAGGTCTCTACGAAAAAGCCTTCCCCAAAGCATTTACCAAGCTCACAGAGGAGGTGGCTCACTTTCGTGAATGCGACATTGTCCGCGAGGTAGTGGAAGAACTTCAGCACGTTGGGGTCGATGGCTCTGAGCTTGCGACGCGTGTAATCGATGACATTCCTCATCGACCTGAACTGATTCAGTTGCAAACCTATCAGGGCGAGAAGCAATTCACGACAAAGAAGATGTGGGAACTTGAAGCTCGCTTGCTCGATGACGTCCAGGTACTTCGTGGCAGAACCGGGGCAACTCTTTCGAGAGACGCGTTTGAAGCCCTTCTCTCAAAGAATCCGAGTCTATTTGATGAGCAAAAAGAAGCCTCTCTGTCGCTGCTAACAGGCAATGGAGCAATTCGCCTTCTAACTGGCGAAGCTGGAAGCGGTAAATCTACAACTCTTGAGTTCGTTCGCGAGGCATTCGAAAAGCATGGGTACCGTGTCGTTGGTGGTGCTCTGGCAGGTGCGACAACACAAGACCTTGCGCAAAAAACCGGAATGCCATGCCGAACCGTTGCGAGCTACCTGTTTCATCTCGACAAGACAAAGTCCAAGGAGATTCAGCAAACAGTTTCTCATCATGCTCAGATGATTTCCCGAACAGCCATGGGAAAGCAGACGTGGGCGATGCCGGATCACAGGCTCGATTCGAAAACTGTTCTGATTCTCGATGAAGCAGGAATGCTTTCCACGAAGGACCTGTCTCGGATAACAAGAATCGTAAGAGATGCGAAAGCAACTCTCATTCTCACAGGGGACGTTGCACAGCTTCCTGCCATTGGAGCCGGGACACCTCTCAGACGACTGGCTGAAGAGACACCGCACTCCCATCTAAAAACAAATCTCAGACAACAAGATCCAAACGACAGGGCTGCTGTTTCGCAACTAAGAAATGGCGACGCAGCTACAGCACTTCAAAACTACGCGGCTCGTGGTCGCCTCGTCATTGGCGATGGCAACTTTGACACAGCCTTGAAGCTGGTTGAAACATGGAAAGACGCAGGAGGGCCTGTGCGGCCAGATCGGCACACCGTGCTAACTCAGACACGGTCTGAAGCACGCCTTGTGAACGCTCTCTGTCAATCAGAGCGACTTGCGACGGTGACACAGTCTTCCGTCCGTTCCATTGCTATCGACAACACGAAGTTCTTCGAAGGCGACCGGGTACTGTTTCATAAGCCGCTTCGACGACTCGGGATTGAGAACGGGCACTTTGCCAAAATCGTCTCCATAGACGTAGCCCGCCAGACAGTAGCCGTGCGGCTGGAACGGGAACGAACGCCGACAGAAAGAGCAAAAGGCCTCGGCCAGACAGTCAATCTTCGGCTTTCCGACATTGCGAAGGACTCGTTGACGCTCGGATTTGCTGCGACGGCACACAAGCTTCAGGGCGCTACGGTCGACCACTCATACGTGCTGCTTTCGGGGCCGCTTTCAAGCAAAGAGATGGCATATGTGCAAGCCACTCGGGCACGCTTTTCAACGCACCTGTTCGCCGACCGGACAACAGCGGGCAAAGATCTGGAACGGCTTGAAAAAGCTTTGACACGTTCGCGAGAGAAGAAACTTGCTCACGATCTAGGCAAGCAACCATCGATCTCTCAATCGTTTTCATAA
- a CDS encoding DUF6573 family protein has product MSKDRPFEVIHSYSRRQAIADGVLVDVTEAALEAGFVYPVALTSSVWSRCVAVPSKCPWQDESGRLWDVLWMLLNAIRQNRDENPLSFSLHVQNDERPAQLVTLKAQCGPGDIGEPVITVMMPDED; this is encoded by the coding sequence ATGAGCAAAGATAGACCGTTTGAAGTCATTCACAGCTACAGCCGCCGTCAAGCGATTGCCGATGGCGTTCTTGTTGACGTGACAGAAGCAGCACTTGAAGCCGGTTTTGTTTATCCGGTTGCTTTGACGAGTTCAGTCTGGTCGCGCTGCGTTGCGGTTCCTTCCAAGTGTCCGTGGCAGGATGAAAGCGGTCGCCTTTGGGATGTGCTCTGGATGCTCCTAAACGCCATACGCCAGAACCGCGATGAAAACCCGCTCAGCTTTTCACTGCACGTCCAGAACGACGAACGCCCAGCACAACTTGTCACACTCAAAGCGCAGTGCGGACCTGGTGACATTGGTGAGCCGGTTATCACCGTGATGATGCCGGATGAGGATTGA